The following coding sequences are from one uncultured Bacteroides sp. window:
- the rplN gene encoding 50S ribosomal protein L14: MIQTESRLTVCDNSGAKEALCIRVLGGTGRRYASVGDVIVVSIKSVIPSSDIKKGAVSKALIVRTKKEIRRVDGSYIRFDDNACVLLNNAGEIRGSRIFGPVARELRAANMKVVSLAPEVL; encoded by the coding sequence ATGATACAGACAGAATCCAGACTAACAGTATGTGATAATAGTGGAGCTAAAGAGGCTTTGTGTATCCGTGTTTTAGGTGGTACAGGACGTCGTTATGCTTCTGTGGGGGATGTAATTGTGGTCTCTATAAAGAGTGTCATCCCATCTAGTGATATAAAAAAAGGTGCAGTGTCAAAGGCTTTGATTGTGCGTACTAAAAAAGAAATCCGTCGTGTAGATGGATCTTATATACGTTTTGATGATAATGCTTGCGTGTTACTTAATAATGCGGGTGAAATTCGTGGTAGCCGTATTTTTGGCCCTGTTGCAAGAGAACTTCGTGCTGCAAACATGAAGGTTGTTTCGCTTGCACCTGAAGTTCTTTAA
- the rpsQ gene encoding 30S ribosomal protein S17, with protein sequence MMSLMEARNLRKERIGVVYSDKMDKTITVAAKFKEKHPIYGKFVSKTKKYHAHDEKNECNIGDTVCIMETRPLSKTKRWRLVEIIERAK encoded by the coding sequence ATGATGAGCTTAATGGAAGCAAGAAATTTAAGAAAAGAAAGAATAGGCGTTGTATACAGCGATAAAATGGATAAAACCATTACAGTTGCAGCGAAGTTTAAAGAAAAACACCCTATTTATGGTAAATTTGTTAGCAAAACAAAAAAATACCATGCTCATGATGAAAAGAATGAATGCAATATTGGTGATACAGTGTGTATTATGGAAACTCGTCCTTTAAGTAAAACGAAAAGATGGCGGTTGGTAGAAATTATTGAAAGAGCTAAATAA
- the rpmC gene encoding 50S ribosomal protein L29 gives MKILEIRELSTSDLVERMNAELVNYNQLNLNHSISPLDNPAQIKHLRRTIARMKSELRHRELINK, from the coding sequence ATGAAAATTTTGGAAATTAGAGAATTATCCACAAGTGATTTAGTGGAAAGAATGAATGCTGAATTGGTTAATTATAACCAACTGAATTTAAACCATTCAATTTCTCCTTTAGATAATCCTGCTCAAATTAAGCACTTGCGCAGAACTATTGCAAGAATGAAATCTGAATTACGGCATCGGGAACTTATTAATAAATGA
- the rplP gene encoding 50S ribosomal protein L16: MLQPKKTKFRRQQKGRMKGIAQRGNQLAFGSFGIKALQSKWITGRQIEAARIAVTRYMQRQGQIWIRIFPDKPITKKPAEVRMGKGKGSPEGFVAPITPGRIIIEVEGVSYEIAKEALRLAAQKLPITTKFIVRRDYDVQNQNA, from the coding sequence ATGTTACAACCGAAAAAGACAAAATTCAGAAGACAGCAGAAGGGGCGTATGAAGGGTATTGCTCAAAGAGGCAATCAGCTTGCTTTTGGTTCTTTTGGTATAAAAGCTTTGCAGAGTAAGTGGATTACTGGTAGACAGATAGAGGCTGCTCGTATTGCTGTTACAAGATATATGCAACGTCAAGGGCAGATATGGATTAGAATATTTCCAGATAAGCCTATTACAAAGAAACCTGCAGAAGTACGTATGGGTAAGGGTAAAGGATCTCCAGAAGGTTTTGTTGCTCCAATTACTCCAGGTAGAATTATTATTGAGGTTGAAGGGGTTTCGTATGAAATTGCAAAAGAAGCCTTGCGTTTAGCTGCACAAAAACTTCCTATTACTACGAAGTTTATAGTTAGACGTGATTATGATGTTCAAAATCAAAATGCATAG
- the rpsC gene encoding 30S ribosomal protein S3 — MGQKVNPISNRLGIIRGWDSNWYGGNDYGDSLFEDSKIRKYLSVRLAKASLSRIVIERTLKLVTITVCTARPGIIIGKGGQEVDKLKEELKKITDKDIQINIFEIKRPELDAVIVANNIARQLEGKIAYRRAIKMAIANTMRMGAEGIKIQISGRLNGAEMARSEMYKEGRTPLHTFRADIDYCHAEALTKVGLLGIKVWICRGEIFGKKDLAPNFVQSKDSSNRGGHNGSGRNFKRKKNNR, encoded by the coding sequence ATGGGACAAAAAGTAAATCCAATAAGTAACCGTTTAGGAATTATCAGGGGTTGGGATTCTAATTGGTATGGTGGAAATGATTATGGTGATTCATTATTTGAAGATAGTAAAATTCGTAAATATCTAAGTGTTAGATTAGCTAAAGCTAGTTTATCTAGAATTGTGATAGAACGCACTTTGAAATTAGTAACGATTACTGTTTGTACTGCTCGCCCTGGCATCATTATCGGTAAAGGAGGACAAGAGGTTGATAAGTTGAAAGAGGAACTCAAAAAAATTACTGATAAGGATATTCAGATTAATATTTTTGAAATTAAACGTCCAGAATTAGATGCCGTTATTGTCGCTAATAATATAGCTCGCCAATTGGAAGGTAAAATTGCTTATCGTCGTGCAATAAAGATGGCTATTGCAAATACAATGAGAATGGGAGCTGAAGGTATTAAAATTCAAATTTCAGGACGTTTGAATGGTGCAGAGATGGCTCGTTCAGAAATGTACAAAGAAGGAAGAACTCCATTACATACTTTTAGAGCAGATATTGACTATTGCCATGCAGAAGCATTGACAAAAGTAGGTCTTCTAGGTATAAAGGTCTGGATCTGTAGAGGTGAAATTTTCGGAAAGAAAGATCTAGCTCCTAATTTTGTTCAAAGTAAAGATTCCTCTAACCGTGGAGGTCATAATGGTTCTGGAAGGAACTTCAAAAGAAAGAAAAATAATCGCTAA
- the rplV gene encoding 50S ribosomal protein L22 — protein sequence MGSRKKISADRRKEALKSMYFAKLQNVPTSPRKMRLVVDMVRGMEVNRALGVLKFSSKEAAARVEKLLRSAIANWEQKNDRKAESGELYVTEVFVDCGATLKRMRPAPQGRGYRIRKRSNHVTLFVGSKNNNEDQN from the coding sequence ATGGGATCAAGAAAAAAAATATCGGCAGATCGAAGAAAGGAAGCCCTTAAGTCCATGTATTTTGCAAAATTGCAAAATGTCCCAACTTCTCCTCGAAAAATGCGCCTTGTTGTGGATATGGTTCGGGGTATGGAAGTAAATAGAGCTCTTGGCGTTTTGAAATTTTCTTCGAAAGAAGCTGCTGCAAGAGTGGAAAAATTATTGCGTTCTGCTATTGCTAATTGGGAGCAAAAAAATGATCGTAAGGCTGAAAGTGGCGAATTGTACGTTACTGAAGTCTTTGTTGATTGTGGTGCAACATTAAAAAGAATGAGACCTGCACCACAGGGAAGAGGATATAGAATCCGTAAACGTTCAAATCATGTGACTTTGTTCGTTGGTTCTAAAAATAATAATGAAGATCAAAATTGA
- the rpsS gene encoding 30S ribosomal protein S19, giving the protein MSRSLKKGPYINIKLEKKILVMNETGKKVVVKTWARASMISPDFVGHTVAVHNGNKFIPVYITENMVGHKLGEFSSTRTFKGHSGNKKR; this is encoded by the coding sequence ATGAGTCGTTCATTAAAAAAAGGTCCATATATTAATATTAAACTTGAAAAGAAAATACTTGTGATGAATGAAACAGGTAAAAAGGTTGTTGTTAAGACTTGGGCTAGAGCTTCAATGATTTCACCTGATTTTGTGGGACATACTGTTGCTGTTCATAATGGAAATAAATTTATTCCTGTATATATAACCGAAAATATGGTTGGGCACAAGTTGGGAGAGTTCTCCTCTACTCGTACTTTTAAGGGACATTCTGGGAATAAAAAGAGATAA
- the rplB gene encoding 50S ribosomal protein L2, translated as MAVRKFNPITPGQRHKIIGTFEEITAQVPEKSLVYGKKSSGGRNSQGKMTMRYIGGGQRKVIRIVDFKRNKDGVPAVVKTIEYDPNRSARIALLFYADGEKRYIIAPNGLQVGATLMSGATAAPEVGNALPLQNIPVGTVVHNIELRPGQGAALVRSAGNFAQLTSREGKYCVIKLPSGEVRQILSTCKATIGSVGNSDHALESSGKAGRSRWQGRRPRNRGVVMNPVDHPMGGGEGRSSGGHPRSRKGLYAKGLKTRAPKKQSSKYIIERRKK; from the coding sequence ATGGCAGTACGTAAATTTAACCCTATAACACCGGGGCAAAGACATAAAATTATTGGTACTTTTGAAGAAATCACTGCTCAGGTACCAGAAAAATCTCTTGTATACGGAAAGAAATCTTCTGGTGGACGTAATAGTCAAGGAAAAATGACAATGCGTTACATTGGAGGTGGTCAAAGAAAAGTTATTAGAATTGTTGATTTCAAGAGAAATAAAGATGGTGTGCCAGCTGTTGTAAAGACGATAGAGTATGATCCTAATAGATCTGCTCGTATTGCTTTACTTTTTTATGCTGATGGTGAAAAGAGATATATTATAGCTCCTAATGGTTTGCAAGTAGGAGCTACTTTGATGTCTGGAGCTACTGCGGCTCCAGAAGTAGGCAATGCACTTCCTTTACAAAATATTCCTGTTGGTACAGTTGTTCATAATATTGAATTACGTCCAGGTCAAGGTGCTGCTTTAGTGCGTTCTGCTGGTAACTTTGCTCAATTGACTTCTAGAGAGGGAAAATATTGTGTTATTAAGTTGCCTTCAGGCGAAGTAAGACAGATCTTAAGCACATGTAAGGCTACTATTGGTAGTGTCGGTAATTCTGACCATGCCTTAGAAAGCTCTGGTAAAGCTGGTCGTTCTAGATGGCAAGGGCGTCGTCCACGTAATAGAGGTGTTGTTATGAACCCTGTGGATCACCCAATGGGAGGTGGTGAAGGCCGTTCTTCAGGTGGTCACCCTAGATCTCGTAAAGGATTGTATGCTAAAGGACTTAAAACAAGAGCTCCTAAGAAACAATCTTCTAAGTATATTATTGAAAGAAGAAAAAAGTAA
- the rplW gene encoding 50S ribosomal protein L23: MGIIVKPLVTEKMTAITDKLNRFGFIVRPDANKLEIKREIEAFYNVTVLSVNTANYLGKRKSRYTKAGIINGATKAYKKAIVVLKEGDTIDFYSNI; this comes from the coding sequence ATGGGAATTATTGTCAAACCGTTAGTGACAGAGAAAATGACTGCTATAACAGATAAATTAAATCGATTTGGGTTTATAGTACGTCCTGATGCTAATAAATTGGAAATAAAGAGAGAAATTGAAGCTTTCTATAATGTAACAGTGCTTAGTGTAAATACTGCTAATTACTTGGGTAAGAGAAAAAGTCGTTATACTAAAGCGGGTATTATCAATGGCGCTACTAAAGCTTATAAAAAAGCTATAGTTGTATTGAAAGAAGGTGATACTATTGATTTTTATAGTAATATTTAA
- the rplD gene encoding 50S ribosomal protein L4, translated as MEINVYNIKGEDTGRKVTLNESIFGIEPNDHAIYLDVKQFMANQRQGTHKSKERSEISGSTRKIGRQKGGGGARRGDMNSPVLVGGARVFGPTPRDYFFKLNKKVKTLARKSALAYKAQNNAIVVLEDFSFEKPRTKDLTDSLKKIKISDEKLLMIFSEANKNVYLSARNVVGVNVQTISGLNTYRVLNAGVVVFTESALAAINDILI; from the coding sequence ATGGAAATTAACGTATATAACATAAAAGGTGAAGACACTGGAAGAAAGGTTACGTTAAATGAATCTATCTTTGGTATTGAACCTAATGATCATGCCATCTATTTAGATGTAAAGCAATTTATGGCTAATCAGCGTCAAGGTACACATAAGTCAAAAGAACGAAGTGAAATTAGTGGCTCTACTCGCAAGATCGGTCGTCAAAAAGGCGGTGGTGGTGCACGTCGTGGAGATATGAATTCACCAGTACTTGTTGGTGGTGCGAGAGTGTTCGGCCCTACCCCAAGGGATTATTTTTTTAAGTTGAATAAAAAAGTAAAAACTTTGGCAAGAAAGTCGGCTTTAGCATATAAAGCTCAAAATAATGCTATTGTTGTTTTAGAAGATTTTTCTTTTGAAAAGCCTCGGACAAAAGATCTTACCGATTCTTTAAAAAAGATTAAAATTTCTGACGAAAAGCTATTGATGATCTTCTCGGAAGCAAATAAAAACGTATATTTGTCGGCTCGAAACGTGGTAGGTGTTAATGTACAAACTATATCTGGATTGAATACTTATAGAGTATTGAATGCAGGAGTTGTTGTTTTTACAGAAAGTGCACTTGCTGCGATTAACGATATTTTAATTTAA
- the rplC gene encoding 50S ribosomal protein L3 has product MPGLLGKKIGMTSVFSADGKNVPCTVIEVGPCVVTQLKSLEKDGYEALQLGFQDKKEKHTTKPLSGHFKKAGVTPKRHLAEFKGFEKDFNLGDTIGVDIFSDVDFVDVIGISKGKGFQGVVKRHGFGGVGQATHGQHNRARKPGSIGACSYPAKVFKGMRMGGQLGGDRVTVQNLRVLKVVDEHNLLLLKGSVPGCKGSIVIIEK; this is encoded by the coding sequence ATGCCAGGATTATTAGGGAAAAAAATCGGAATGACATCCGTATTCAGTGCCGATGGTAAAAATGTACCATGCACTGTTATCGAAGTAGGCCCTTGTGTTGTTACTCAGTTAAAATCTTTAGAGAAAGATGGCTATGAAGCTTTGCAGTTAGGCTTTCAAGACAAAAAAGAGAAGCATACTACTAAGCCTTTAAGTGGACATTTTAAAAAAGCTGGAGTAACACCCAAGAGACACTTGGCTGAGTTCAAAGGTTTTGAAAAAGACTTTAATTTAGGTGATACCATCGGTGTTGATATTTTTAGTGATGTTGATTTTGTTGATGTTATCGGTATCTCGAAAGGAAAAGGGTTTCAAGGTGTTGTAAAAAGACACGGGTTTGGTGGTGTTGGACAGGCTACACACGGACAACATAATCGTGCTAGAAAACCAGGGTCTATTGGAGCATGTTCGTATCCTGCAAAAGTTTTTAAAGGAATGCGAATGGGTGGACAACTTGGCGGTGACAGAGTTACTGTACAAAATTTGCGAGTGTTAAAAGTAGTCGATGAACATAATCTTCTTTTGTTGAAAGGTTCTGTTCCCGGTTGTAAAGGTTCAATCGTAATAATTGAAAAATAA
- the rpsJ gene encoding 30S ribosomal protein S10: protein MSQKIRIKLKSYDHNLVDKSAEKIVKTVKSTGAIVSGPIPLPTHKRIFTVNRSTFVNKKSREQFELSSYKRLIDIYSSTAKTVDALMKLELPSGVEVEIKV, encoded by the coding sequence ATGAGTCAAAAAATTAGAATTAAATTGAAATCTTATGATCATAATTTGGTTGACAAGTCAGCTGAAAAGATCGTAAAAACGGTAAAGAGTACAGGAGCTATTGTTAGCGGACCGATACCTTTGCCTACGCATAAGCGTATTTTTACTGTGAATCGCTCAACTTTCGTAAATAAGAAATCGAGAGAGCAATTTGAACTTTCTTCTTATAAGAGGTTGATCGATATTTATAGTTCAACAGCAAAAACTGTGGATGCTTTAATGAAACTGGAATTACCTAGTGGAGTTGAAGTAGAAATAAAGGTATAA
- the fusA gene encoding elongation factor G → MAKQDLHLTRNIGIMAHIDAGKTTTSERILFYTGLTHKIGEVHDGAATMDWMAQEQERGITITSAATTTRWKYAGDIYKINLIDTPGHVDFTAEVERSLRVLDGAVATYCAVGGVEPQSETVWRQADKYNVPRIGYVNKMDRSGADFFEVVRQMKAILGANPCPIVVPIGAEESFKGLVDLIKMKAIYWHDETMGADYSVEEIPANLLDESVEWRDNMLEKVAEYDDALMEKYFDDPSTITEEEILRALRNATVQMAIVPMLCGSSFKNKGVQTLLDYVCAFLPSPLDTENVVGTNPDTGLEEDRKPSEDDKTSALAFKIATDPYVGRLTFFRVYSGKIEAGSYIYNTRSGKKERVSRLFQMHSNKQNAVEVISAGDIGAGVGFKDIHTGDTLCDENSPIVLESMDFPEPVIGVAVEPKTQKDMDKLSNGLAKLAEEDPTFTVRTDDQTGQTVISGMGELHLDIIIDRLKREFKVECNQGRPQVNYKESITKTVNLREVYKKQSGGRGKFADIIVNIGPVDDDFTQGGLQFIDEVKGGNVPKEFIPSVQKGFQSAMKNGVLAGYPLDSLKVTLLDGSFHPVDSDQLSFEICAVQAYKNACAKAGPVLMEPIMKLEVVTPEENMGDVIGDLNKRRGQVEGMESSRSGARIVKATVPLAEMFGYVTTLRTISSGRATSSMTYSHHAQVSASIAKAVLEEVKGRADLL, encoded by the coding sequence ATGGCAAAACAAGATTTACATTTGACCCGTAATATCGGAATTATGGCTCATATTGATGCAGGTAAGACTACAACATCTGAGCGTATCTTATTTTACACAGGGTTAACTCATAAAATAGGTGAAGTTCATGATGGTGCTGCTACAATGGACTGGATGGCCCAAGAGCAAGAACGCGGTATCACTATTACCTCTGCAGCAACAACTACTCGTTGGAAATATGCGGGAGATATTTATAAAATCAACTTAATTGATACTCCGGGGCACGTAGACTTTACTGCAGAAGTAGAACGCTCTTTGCGTGTTCTTGATGGTGCTGTTGCGACATATTGTGCTGTGGGTGGGGTAGAGCCTCAATCAGAAACGGTATGGAGACAAGCTGATAAATATAATGTTCCACGTATCGGATATGTTAATAAAATGGACCGTTCTGGTGCTGACTTTTTTGAAGTCGTGCGTCAGATGAAGGCTATTTTAGGTGCTAATCCTTGTCCTATTGTTGTTCCAATTGGTGCTGAGGAATCTTTTAAAGGTTTAGTTGACCTTATAAAGATGAAAGCTATTTATTGGCATGATGAAACTATGGGAGCTGATTATTCTGTAGAAGAAATTCCTGCTAATTTGCTTGACGAATCTGTTGAGTGGAGAGATAATATGTTGGAGAAAGTTGCAGAGTATGATGATGCTTTAATGGAGAAGTATTTTGATGATCCTTCAACTATTACTGAAGAGGAAATTTTGCGTGCACTTCGTAATGCTACTGTACAAATGGCTATAGTACCAATGTTGTGTGGTTCTTCATTTAAAAATAAGGGTGTTCAAACATTATTGGATTATGTTTGTGCTTTTTTACCATCTCCTTTAGATACGGAAAATGTTGTAGGAACAAACCCTGATACAGGTTTAGAAGAAGATCGTAAGCCGTCTGAAGATGATAAAACTTCTGCATTGGCTTTCAAAATTGCTACAGATCCTTATGTTGGTCGTTTGACTTTCTTCCGTGTTTACTCTGGAAAAATAGAAGCTGGTTCATATATCTATAATACTCGTTCAGGTAAAAAGGAACGTGTTTCAAGATTGTTCCAAATGCATTCTAATAAGCAAAATGCTGTAGAAGTTATTTCTGCTGGTGATATTGGTGCAGGTGTTGGTTTTAAGGATATTCATACTGGAGATACATTATGCGATGAGAATTCTCCTATTGTTTTAGAATCAATGGATTTTCCTGAACCTGTTATCGGTGTTGCTGTTGAACCAAAAACCCAGAAAGATATGGATAAGCTTTCTAATGGTTTGGCTAAATTGGCTGAAGAAGATCCTACTTTTACTGTTCGTACGGATGATCAAACAGGACAAACTGTAATTTCTGGAATGGGTGAACTTCATTTGGATATTATTATTGACCGTCTTAAAAGAGAATTTAAGGTTGAATGTAACCAAGGACGTCCACAAGTTAATTACAAAGAGTCAATTACTAAAACTGTTAATCTTCGTGAAGTTTACAAAAAACAATCTGGTGGACGTGGAAAATTTGCTGATATTATAGTAAATATAGGGCCTGTAGATGATGACTTTACTCAAGGTGGTTTGCAGTTTATTGATGAGGTTAAGGGCGGAAATGTTCCTAAAGAATTTATTCCTTCTGTGCAAAAAGGTTTCCAGTCAGCAATGAAAAACGGAGTTTTGGCAGGATATCCTTTAGATTCTTTGAAGGTGACATTGCTTGATGGTTCTTTCCATCCAGTTGACTCTGATCAATTGTCCTTTGAAATCTGTGCTGTTCAAGCTTATAAAAATGCTTGTGCTAAAGCTGGACCAGTTTTGATGGAACCTATTATGAAGCTTGAGGTCGTTACTCCTGAAGAAAATATGGGTGATGTAATTGGAGATTTAAACAAACGTCGTGGGCAGGTAGAAGGTATGGAATCAAGTCGTTCTGGAGCTAGAATTGTTAAAGCAACAGTTCCATTGGCTGAAATGTTCGGTTATGTTACTACACTACGTACTATCTCTTCTGGACGTGCTACTTCGTCAATGACTTATTCTCATCATGCGCAAGTATCTGCTTCTATTGCTAAAGCTGTTTTAGAGGAAGTTAAAGGAAGAGCTGATCTGCTCTAA
- the rpsG gene encoding 30S ribosomal protein S7, with protein MRKAKPKKRVILPDPVFNDQKVSKFVNHLMYDGKKNTSYEIFYAALEVVKNKLPNEEKSALEIWKKALENITPQVEVKSRRVGGATFQVPTEIRPDRKESISMKNLILYARKRGGKSMADKLAAEIMDAFNEQGGSFKRKEDMHRMAEANRAFAHFRF; from the coding sequence ATGAGAAAAGCTAAACCTAAAAAACGTGTGATTCTTCCTGATCCTGTTTTTAACGATCAAAAAGTTTCTAAGTTTGTTAACCATCTGATGTATGATGGTAAAAAGAATACTTCTTATGAAATCTTCTATGCTGCTTTAGAAGTTGTGAAAAATAAGCTTCCAAATGAAGAGAAAAGTGCTTTGGAAATTTGGAAAAAAGCATTAGAGAACATTACTCCTCAAGTGGAGGTTAAATCTCGTCGCGTCGGCGGTGCTACTTTTCAAGTACCTACAGAAATTCGTCCTGATAGAAAAGAATCAATATCAATGAAAAATTTGATTCTTTATGCTCGTAAAAGAGGCGGTAAATCTATGGCTGATAAATTAGCTGCTGAAATCATGGACGCATTTAATGAGCAAGGCGGTTCTTTTAAGCGTAAAGAAGATATGCATCGTATGGCTGAAGCTAATCGTGCATTTGCTCATTTTAGATTTTAA
- the rpsL gene encoding 30S ribosomal protein S12 produces the protein MPTIQQLVRKGRSVLVEKSKSPALDSCPQRRGVCVRVYTTTPKKPNSAMRKVARVRLTNQKEVNSYIPGEGHNLQEHSIVLVRGGRVKDLPGVRYHIVRGTLDTAGVAGRTQRRSKYGTKRPKPGQAAASAKKK, from the coding sequence ATGCCTACAATTCAGCAATTAGTAAGGAAAGGACGGTCGGTGTTGGTAGAAAAAAGTAAATCTCCTGCGCTTGATTCATGTCCTCAGAGACGTGGTGTGTGTGTGAGGGTTTATACAACCACTCCTAAAAAACCAAATTCAGCAATGCGTAAAGTTGCTCGTGTTCGTTTAACTAACCAAAAAGAGGTAAACTCTTATATACCTGGAGAAGGTCATAACTTGCAAGAGCACTCAATCGTTCTTGTACGTGGTGGACGTGTTAAAGATTTGCCAGGTGTGCGTTATCATATTGTTCGTGGTACACTTGATACCGCAGGTGTTGCTGGAAGAACTCAAAGACGTTCTAAATATGGAACTAAGCGTCCTAAACCAGGACAGGCAGCTGCATCAGCAAAGAAAAAATAA
- a CDS encoding DUF3467 domain-containing protein: MNEQEKENQLQIELDAETAQGKYANLALITHSSSEFVLDFACVMPGVSKAHVQSRVVMAPEHAKRLFRALHENLKKYEESYGSISLMEEHSGLPIANFKGEA, translated from the coding sequence ATGAATGAGCAAGAAAAAGAAAATCAGTTGCAAATAGAGTTGGATGCAGAGACTGCTCAAGGTAAATATGCTAATTTAGCATTGATTACTCATTCAAGTTCCGAGTTTGTTCTTGATTTCGCCTGTGTAATGCCTGGAGTCTCTAAAGCTCATGTACAATCTAGGGTTGTAATGGCACCGGAGCATGCAAAACGACTTTTTAGGGCTTTGCATGAAAATTTAAAAAAATATGAAGAGTCGTATGGTTCTATATCTTTAATGGAAGAGCATTCTGGGTTACCGATTGCGAATTTCAAAGGTGAAGCATAA